A genomic stretch from Chitinophaga agri includes:
- a CDS encoding SDR family oxidoreductase has protein sequence MESTVNEYSSMLPVSIHGKSVIITGGTTGIGRATAVLMAFQGANVLIVGEDPAHLQDTINSVQHEQLGGSLTGLTADLATEEGVQRLFSAADKQFDKLDVFVNNAALAYQGVESGNYQEWQKVINTNLLGYIACTRHAVERMKKHQEGHIVNIGSMSADVREKDSSIYVATKSGIQGFSESLRKEVNEAGIKVSLIEPGAVGTDMQPVSLEDQRKKEEKLEMLKAEDIAAAVLYIVSQPKRCDVVDLKIRPHLQLI, from the coding sequence ATGGAATCTACAGTAAACGAATATAGCAGTATGTTGCCTGTTTCCATTCATGGCAAGTCAGTTATTATCACGGGTGGCACTACCGGTATCGGGCGGGCTACGGCTGTCCTGATGGCTTTTCAGGGAGCCAATGTACTGATAGTCGGAGAAGATCCGGCCCATTTACAGGACACGATAAACAGCGTGCAGCATGAGCAGCTGGGTGGTAGTCTGACTGGGCTTACAGCGGACCTGGCGACAGAGGAGGGCGTCCAGCGATTATTCTCTGCAGCGGATAAACAGTTCGATAAGCTGGACGTATTTGTTAACAACGCCGCATTGGCTTATCAGGGTGTGGAAAGTGGCAATTACCAGGAATGGCAGAAGGTCATTAATACGAACCTCCTGGGCTACATCGCCTGTACACGGCATGCAGTGGAACGCATGAAGAAGCACCAGGAAGGACACATCGTGAATATCGGCTCAATGAGTGCAGATGTGCGTGAAAAGGACAGCTCCATCTATGTGGCTACCAAATCAGGCATACAGGGCTTTTCAGAAAGCCTGCGAAAGGAAGTGAATGAAGCGGGTATCAAGGTATCGCTGATCGAACCCGGTGCTGTTGGAACTGACATGCAGCCGGTCAGTCTGGAAGACCAGCGTAAAAAGGAAGAAAAATTAGAAATGCTGAAAGCAGAAGATATTGCTGCTGCCGTACTGTATATCGTTTCTCAACCCAAACGCTGCGATGTCGTAGATCTTAAAATAAGACCACATCTGCAGCTGATATAG
- a CDS encoding DUF4142 domain-containing protein: MKHLKFFLAAGLTLSALSFNACSDDDDDDNPLVTKEDRNFMTEAAYGNWSEVDMGKLADSLSNDGGVKMFGQHMQEDHSKAQDELKGIADGFDVDLPAAPDSVHFAARLSMKGLPPAAFDTAYIKGQVKDHEKTIALFENAAANANRQQLRDYANKHLPTIKMHKEMADTMLVRLLAR; this comes from the coding sequence ATGAAACATCTTAAATTTTTCCTCGCGGCAGGACTGACATTGTCTGCGCTCAGTTTTAATGCCTGTTCTGATGATGATGACGATGATAATCCATTGGTCACAAAAGAAGACAGAAATTTCATGACTGAAGCCGCCTATGGCAACTGGAGTGAAGTCGATATGGGTAAACTTGCAGACTCTCTTTCTAATGACGGGGGCGTAAAAATGTTCGGTCAGCACATGCAGGAGGACCATTCCAAGGCACAGGACGAGTTAAAGGGAATTGCTGATGGCTTTGATGTGGATCTGCCCGCTGCGCCTGACAGTGTTCACTTTGCTGCAAGGTTGTCAATGAAAGGCCTGCCTCCCGCTGCATTCGATACCGCCTATATAAAAGGACAGGTAAAGGACCATGAGAAAACGATCGCATTATTTGAGAATGCGGCCGCCAATGCCAACCGCCAGCAATTGCGGGACTACGCTAACAAGCATCTTCCTACCATTAAAATGCACAAGGAAATGGCCGACACAATGCTGGTCAGGCTGCTTGCCAGATAA
- a CDS encoding alpha-ketoglutarate-dependent dioxygenase AlkB family protein, which yields MSDFSTFAIMTLFEDIDLFDEGRKRFTDYQLPDTELKLWERFFEKKASDDYFKALKAVTPWQQRTRKMYDKILPDPRLTAFYGGQNGLEWTPMLLDIKAAVEMACGITFNRVLLNYYRDGNDSVSWHSDNPSSSGQHHAIASVTFGETRLFKVRHKERRDILPLDIPLTHGSFLLMGETMQAYYEHHVPKTSREVGGRINLTFRISDTVENTNYVT from the coding sequence ATGTCTGATTTTAGTACCTTCGCTATCATGACACTGTTTGAGGATATTGACCTGTTTGATGAAGGAAGGAAACGGTTTACGGATTATCAGCTGCCGGATACGGAACTGAAGCTGTGGGAGCGGTTTTTTGAGAAGAAGGCTTCAGATGACTATTTTAAAGCGCTCAAAGCTGTCACTCCCTGGCAACAACGTACCCGCAAGATGTATGATAAGATCCTTCCTGATCCCCGCCTGACTGCCTTTTACGGCGGGCAGAACGGGCTGGAATGGACGCCCATGCTGCTGGATATAAAAGCAGCGGTAGAGATGGCATGTGGTATTACATTTAACCGGGTATTGTTGAATTATTACCGGGATGGTAATGACTCGGTATCCTGGCATAGCGATAACCCTTCTTCCAGCGGCCAGCATCATGCGATTGCCTCTGTGACCTTCGGGGAAACCCGTTTATTCAAGGTGAGGCATAAAGAGCGGAGGGATATATTACCACTTGATATTCCGCTGACGCATGGCAGTTTTCTGCTGATGGGAGAGACGATGCAGGCCTATTATGAGCATCATGTACCGAAGACGTCAAGAGAAGTGGGTGGTAGAATTAACCTGACATTCCGTATATCGGATACGGTGGAGAATACGAACTATGTGACATGA